The Yersinia intermedia genome window below encodes:
- the tssH gene encoding type VI secretion system ATPase TssH has protein sequence MTTHSAHLLRRLNPYCAQALAGAATLCQTRAHAEITVEHWLLKLLEQGEGDITVIARRYEWDMDSLWQGLLAHLDTLPRTVQGKPQLSAALQQLIKSAWLDASLQENADAVRSVHLLSALINSPSLLTAEAGWPLLSLSTTQLHRLLPLLDSQSDERPEVQQAAALADNPVNLTNEAATTPSTSGQQQLNDALQAALDKFTLDVTAKAKTGQIDPIFGRDTEIRQMVDILSRRRKNNPILVGEPGVGKTALVEGLALRIAEGNVPDSLKTVSLRTLDLGLLQAGAGVKGEFEQRLKNVIEAVQQSPTPVLLFIDEAHTIIGAGNQAGGADAANLLKPALARGELRTIAATTWSEYKQYFERDAALERRFQMVKVDEPDDAKASLMLRGLKGRYAQHHGVHILDSAITAAVTLSRRFLTGRQLPDKAVDLLDTAGARVRMSIDTLPEALMEINAELAALAMEQQAIEQDLLLLPNIGSTRLSEIDQRRTALLVGQQQLAQQYEAEQRLTTLIIDARQDIANAAHLATLQAELSQIQGNAPLLSLDVDVRTVATVIADWTGVPLSSLLKDEQTDLLQLENHLATRVVGQDAALVEMAQRLRAAKTGLTSENGPLGVFLLVGPSGVGKTETALALADTLFGGEKSLITINMSEYQEAHTVSQLKGSPPGYVGYGQGGILTEAVRKRPYSVVLLDEVEKAHADVINLFYQVFDRGFMRDGEGREIDFRNTVILMTANLGSDHLMQLLDEQPEATHSDLHELLCPILRDHFQPALLARFQTLIYRPLDATALRTIVEMKLAQVAKRLNKHYGLQCTIEESLYDTLVAACLLPDTGARNIDSLLNQQILPVLSQQLLSRMSEQQRTTSLTLGWDEAEGITLEFGDD, from the coding sequence ATGACAACGCATTCAGCACACTTATTACGTCGGTTAAATCCCTATTGCGCGCAGGCACTGGCCGGTGCTGCAACCCTGTGTCAGACCCGCGCCCATGCCGAGATAACCGTTGAACACTGGTTATTGAAATTGCTGGAACAGGGTGAAGGCGATATCACGGTGATTGCCCGGCGTTATGAGTGGGACATGGACAGCCTGTGGCAGGGGTTGCTGGCCCATCTGGATACGTTGCCGCGCACGGTGCAGGGCAAACCTCAGTTGTCAGCCGCGTTACAGCAACTGATCAAAAGTGCCTGGCTGGATGCCTCGTTGCAGGAAAATGCTGATGCGGTGCGTTCCGTTCATCTGTTATCTGCCCTGATAAATTCGCCATCATTATTGACCGCAGAGGCGGGATGGCCGTTGCTCAGCCTGAGCACCACCCAGTTACACCGCCTGTTACCGTTGCTGGACAGCCAATCCGACGAGCGCCCTGAAGTTCAGCAGGCTGCGGCACTGGCAGACAACCCGGTCAATCTGACCAATGAGGCAGCGACTACTCCCTCTACCAGCGGCCAGCAGCAACTCAATGACGCCCTGCAAGCGGCGCTGGATAAATTTACGTTGGACGTCACCGCCAAAGCGAAAACCGGGCAGATTGACCCAATTTTTGGTCGCGATACCGAGATCCGCCAGATGGTCGATATCCTGTCGCGCCGCCGTAAAAACAACCCGATTCTGGTCGGTGAACCGGGTGTGGGTAAAACCGCGCTGGTTGAAGGGCTGGCGCTGCGAATTGCCGAAGGTAACGTACCGGATAGCCTGAAAACCGTCAGCCTGCGCACCCTGGACTTGGGCCTGTTGCAAGCCGGGGCTGGGGTCAAAGGCGAGTTCGAACAGCGCCTGAAAAATGTTATCGAGGCGGTACAACAATCACCGACGCCAGTGCTGCTGTTTATCGACGAAGCCCATACCATCATCGGTGCCGGTAATCAGGCCGGTGGCGCAGATGCCGCCAACCTGCTGAAACCAGCACTGGCGCGTGGTGAACTGCGCACCATCGCTGCTACCACTTGGTCGGAATACAAACAGTATTTTGAACGGGATGCCGCTCTGGAACGCCGCTTCCAGATGGTGAAAGTTGACGAGCCGGACGATGCCAAAGCCAGCCTGATGCTGCGCGGCTTAAAAGGCCGTTACGCCCAGCACCACGGCGTGCACATTCTGGATTCTGCTATTACCGCTGCGGTTACCTTATCGCGGCGCTTCCTGACGGGCCGCCAACTGCCGGATAAAGCGGTGGACCTGCTCGACACTGCCGGTGCCCGCGTGCGGATGAGCATCGACACCCTGCCAGAAGCGCTGATGGAAATTAACGCCGAACTGGCTGCATTGGCGATGGAGCAACAGGCCATTGAACAGGATTTACTCCTGCTGCCGAACATCGGTTCAACGCGCTTATCTGAGATTGATCAACGTCGCACAGCACTGCTGGTTGGACAGCAGCAGCTTGCACAGCAATATGAAGCAGAGCAACGCCTCACCACCCTGATTATCGACGCGCGTCAGGATATCGCCAACGCGGCACATCTGGCCACGTTGCAGGCAGAACTCAGCCAGATTCAGGGCAATGCGCCGCTGCTGTCGCTGGATGTTGATGTGCGTACTGTGGCAACGGTTATCGCCGACTGGACCGGCGTGCCGCTGAGTAGCCTGCTGAAAGACGAACAGACCGATTTGTTGCAACTGGAAAACCATCTCGCGACCCGCGTGGTCGGTCAGGATGCAGCGCTGGTTGAGATGGCGCAACGCCTGCGCGCCGCCAAAACCGGTCTGACGTCCGAAAATGGCCCGCTGGGGGTGTTCCTGCTGGTCGGGCCAAGTGGGGTGGGTAAAACCGAAACCGCGCTGGCACTGGCCGACACACTGTTCGGTGGCGAGAAATCGCTGATCACCATCAACATGTCCGAATATCAGGAGGCGCACACCGTTTCCCAGCTCAAAGGCTCGCCACCGGGCTATGTCGGTTACGGTCAGGGTGGCATTCTGACCGAAGCAGTGCGTAAGCGCCCGTACAGCGTGGTGCTGCTCGATGAAGTTGAGAAAGCGCACGCCGATGTCATCAACCTGTTCTATCAGGTGTTTGACCGTGGCTTTATGCGCGACGGTGAAGGGCGCGAAATTGATTTTCGTAACACCGTGATCCTGATGACTGCCAATCTGGGCAGTGATCATCTTATGCAATTGCTCGATGAACAACCGGAAGCGACTCACAGTGATTTGCACGAACTGCTGTGCCCGATCCTGCGCGACCACTTCCAGCCTGCCTTGCTGGCCCGCTTCCAGACCCTGATCTACCGCCCACTGGATGCCACCGCGCTGCGTACCATCGTTGAAATGAAACTGGCACAGGTCGCTAAACGCCTGAACAAACATTACGGCCTGCAATGCACTATTGAAGAAAGCCTGTACGACACGCTGGTCGCTGCCTGCCTGCTGCCCGACACCGGCGCGCGCAACATCGACAGCCTGCTGAATCAGCAAATCTTGCCGGTGCTGAGCCAACAACTGTTAAGCCGTATGAGCGAGCAACAGCGCACTACCTCGTTGACGTTGGGCTGGGATGAAGCCGAAGGGATCACGTTGGAGTTTGGTGATGACTGA
- the hcp gene encoding type VI secretion system effector Hcp produces the protein MAIPVYLWLKDDGGADIKGSVDVKDREGSIEIVAQEHNLYIPTDNNTGKLTGTRIHTPFLFTKEIDSSSPYLYKAVTTGQTLKSAEFKWYRINDAGQEVEYFNTKLENVKLVKVAPKMHDIKDPAKEKHNHLEAIELRYEKITWTYKDGNIIHSDSWNERTTA, from the coding sequence ATGGCAATTCCAGTATATCTGTGGCTGAAAGATGATGGCGGTGCGGACATTAAAGGTTCCGTAGATGTTAAAGATCGCGAAGGCAGCATTGAGATCGTAGCACAGGAACATAACCTGTATATCCCGACAGACAACAACACGGGCAAGCTGACCGGCACCCGTATCCATACCCCGTTCCTGTTCACCAAGGAAATCGACTCATCCAGCCCGTACCTGTACAAAGCGGTAACCACCGGCCAGACCCTGAAATCCGCTGAGTTCAAATGGTATCGCATTAACGATGCGGGCCAGGAAGTGGAATATTTCAATACCAAGCTTGAGAACGTGAAGCTGGTGAAAGTGGCACCGAAGATGCACGACATCAAGGATCCGGCCAAAGAGAAACACAATCACCTCGAAGCCATTGAGTTGCGTTACGAAAAAATCACCTGGACTTACAAAGACGGCAACATCATTCATTCCGATTCTTGGAACGAGCGTACTACCGCGTAA
- a CDS encoding type VI secretion system Vgr family protein — protein sequence MNLTNTLQNTLSKLTGTTLNRYRLDIPSCLSPLDVEDFSGNEGLSNTYHYNILFTSTDKNIDADQLLRKPATLTMGTGLLQSLMEQKVVHGVITDFRRISGSADQVNYQITLEPFIVLLDNQYRTHRFFVNKSVPEVVEQILQEHGLKDWEYEFTLKQTYPKREQINQYQETDLKFIERLLSEMGIFYFFTLQPDTQTEVVHFADKQSAYEFGKSLPLNSPSGMSDSGVESVWGLNVHHNVVEASVTAKDYNYREAQKVLQSTRADMTRGDGEGVTYGEVYHYKPRHLDTGDKIDPTAETANFLARLDHERFLSAQTLITGLSTDPTLHPAQVLTVTDASIPSTLPELLTQPMVVVRTGFSASRKDALKVTLAAVPYSETLCWRPALLPRPKVSGTMMARVTSAKANDIYAWQDTSGLYRVKFDADQDDKAQGQESMPLRLAKPYGGDVYGIHFPLIQGTEVAIAFHDGDPDRPYIAHALHDSRHTDHVTEKNNTRNVIRTPAFNKLRMEDKRGEEHIKLSTEYGGKTQLNLGHNVDAQRNLRGEGAELRTDDWVAVRGGKGVFISADKQPSAGGEMLDMAAMQALLSQALSRMESLSQSAQVAKAQVLHYEQQQKLMEEKLLELKQAVLLASAPEGVALASGGHFQVAASDNIYMTSGQSAELGAMQNISLAAVKKISLFTESEGVETIASKGDLISQAQSGNIDIVAKHNISLTSTTDNITLTAANTVTLNCAGGAYIRLSGGNIELGCPGDITMKQSKLLYSGPASIESTLPELPGSGPQAIKFMLLDAQGNAAPSVMKVRLFDSDNKENLWSSTFGDGETGVFELQDNKSFHAIIGDDVWTSLFTDDDEAPDEETDDESFDDDHGPQYDEEFNTLKEE from the coding sequence ATGAATCTTACTAATACGCTACAGAACACATTATCAAAACTCACCGGAACTACTCTGAATCGCTACCGCCTTGATATTCCTTCCTGCCTGTCACCATTGGACGTCGAAGATTTCAGCGGCAATGAGGGGCTCAGCAATACATATCACTACAATATACTGTTCACCAGCACAGACAAAAATATTGATGCGGACCAATTACTGCGCAAACCAGCAACGCTGACGATGGGAACTGGCTTGTTGCAGAGTTTGATGGAACAGAAAGTGGTACACGGTGTTATCACCGATTTTCGCCGGATATCGGGTTCAGCCGACCAGGTTAATTATCAGATCACGCTAGAACCTTTCATCGTATTATTGGATAACCAGTACCGAACACACCGTTTCTTTGTTAATAAATCGGTACCCGAAGTTGTCGAGCAGATACTTCAAGAACATGGCCTGAAGGACTGGGAATATGAGTTCACGCTGAAACAGACCTACCCAAAACGTGAGCAAATAAACCAGTATCAAGAGACAGACCTTAAATTTATTGAGCGGTTGCTCTCAGAGATGGGGATATTTTATTTCTTCACTTTGCAGCCAGACACCCAGACTGAAGTGGTGCATTTTGCTGATAAGCAGAGTGCCTATGAGTTTGGTAAATCTCTGCCGCTGAATAGCCCGTCAGGCATGAGTGACAGCGGAGTAGAGTCAGTCTGGGGACTGAATGTACATCACAATGTCGTTGAGGCCAGCGTTACTGCGAAAGATTACAACTACCGTGAAGCGCAGAAGGTGTTGCAGTCCACCCGAGCAGACATGACGCGCGGCGACGGTGAAGGGGTCACTTATGGTGAAGTGTATCACTACAAACCGCGCCATCTGGATACCGGCGATAAAATAGACCCTACAGCGGAAACCGCCAACTTCCTTGCCCGCCTCGATCATGAGCGTTTTTTATCAGCACAAACGCTGATCACCGGTCTTAGCACCGATCCAACATTACATCCTGCCCAGGTACTGACGGTAACCGACGCATCAATCCCATCTACCCTGCCGGAGTTGTTGACACAACCGATGGTCGTGGTTCGCACTGGGTTTAGCGCCAGCCGTAAAGATGCACTGAAAGTGACACTCGCCGCGGTTCCGTATAGTGAAACTCTGTGCTGGCGCCCGGCATTGCTTCCCCGTCCAAAAGTCAGCGGCACCATGATGGCGCGGGTGACCAGCGCGAAGGCCAACGATATTTATGCCTGGCAGGACACCTCCGGTTTGTATCGGGTGAAATTTGATGCAGATCAGGATGATAAAGCACAGGGGCAGGAGAGTATGCCGCTGCGACTTGCCAAACCTTACGGTGGCGATGTGTACGGCATTCACTTCCCGCTGATACAGGGCACCGAGGTAGCGATAGCCTTCCATGACGGTGACCCGGACCGCCCGTATATCGCTCATGCCCTGCACGACTCGCGTCATACCGACCATGTGACCGAAAAAAATAACACCCGCAACGTGATCCGTACTCCTGCGTTCAACAAGCTGCGCATGGAAGACAAACGCGGCGAAGAGCATATCAAGCTCAGCACCGAGTACGGCGGCAAGACCCAATTGAACCTCGGGCACAATGTAGATGCCCAGCGCAATCTACGGGGCGAAGGTGCCGAGCTGCGTACCGATGATTGGGTAGCGGTACGTGGGGGCAAAGGGGTGTTTATCAGTGCGGATAAACAGCCATCTGCGGGGGGGGAGATGCTGGATATGGCGGCTATGCAGGCATTGCTGTCTCAAGCTCTTAGCCGGATGGAGTCGCTTTCTCAATCGGCACAAGTGGCAAAGGCTCAAGTCTTACATTACGAGCAGCAACAGAAATTAATGGAGGAAAAGCTGCTTGAACTTAAACAGGCTGTGTTACTTGCAAGTGCCCCTGAAGGGGTTGCATTGGCGAGCGGTGGTCATTTTCAAGTGGCCGCCAGTGACAATATCTATATGACGTCAGGTCAAAGTGCCGAACTGGGAGCGATGCAAAATATCTCTTTAGCGGCGGTTAAGAAGATATCTCTCTTTACAGAAAGTGAGGGCGTCGAGACGATTGCGTCAAAAGGCGATCTTATTTCTCAGGCACAGTCAGGAAATATTGATATCGTTGCTAAGCATAATATTTCACTAACCAGTACCACTGATAATATCACCTTGACAGCAGCGAATACGGTGACGTTGAACTGTGCCGGTGGGGCTTATATTCGCCTTTCAGGTGGCAATATTGAATTGGGTTGCCCTGGTGATATCACCATGAAGCAAAGCAAACTTTTATACAGTGGCCCCGCATCTATAGAGTCGACTCTACCAGAGTTACCAGGCAGTGGCCCTCAGGCAATCAAGTTTATGTTATTAGATGCGCAGGGTAATGCAGCACCGTCAGTCATGAAGGTCAGGCTATTTGACAGTGATAATAAAGAAAACCTGTGGTCATCCACATTTGGTGATGGTGAAACTGGGGTTTTCGAGTTGCAGGATAACAAAAGTTTTCATGCCATTATTGGTGATGATGTATGGACTAGTCTCTTCACTGATGATGACGAGGCACCTGATGAAGAAACTGATGATGAGTCGTTTGATGATGATCATGGCCCGCAATACGATGAAGAGTTTAATACTTTGAAGGAGGAGTGA
- a CDS encoding putative T6SS immunity periplasmic lipoprotein — translation MIRNKLRFLFFTMLSLFCLLMLTGCPWGKMKYYPSETASTYMNGDSVCFFIPNAQDYQPVFISINLRSAPPKEGTFTDEPNLTIIDGKLCIPPSFYHLPDTSTGPFIVQLVIESKDKGNHPRHFVLGFEMLNRRAYDVPLTKREYDEPSVASKI, via the coding sequence GTGATAAGAAACAAACTGCGTTTCCTATTTTTCACGATGTTGTCTTTATTTTGCTTATTGATGTTAACAGGATGTCCATGGGGAAAAATGAAGTATTACCCCTCTGAGACGGCCAGCACCTACATGAATGGTGATTCGGTATGCTTCTTTATTCCTAATGCACAAGATTATCAGCCTGTTTTTATATCTATTAATCTCAGGAGTGCCCCCCCTAAAGAAGGGACATTCACAGATGAACCTAATCTAACAATTATAGATGGGAAACTTTGTATCCCACCTTCGTTTTATCATCTTCCTGATACCTCCACCGGACCTTTTATTGTTCAACTCGTTATTGAGTCCAAAGATAAGGGTAACCATCCAAGACATTTTGTATTGGGATTTGAAATGCTCAATAGAAGGGCTTATGACGTGCCGCTAACTAAACGCGAATATGATGAGCCATCCGTCGCCAGCAAAATTTAA